The Balnearium lithotrophicum DNA window AGAGCTCTGCTATTTTGAGGAGTATATCTCTTTCTCTCTCTGTTAGTTCCATTTTTAATCCCTTCATTTTCAAAACTAAAATTTGGGTTTCCGAAAGTTAATATATTCCTTCTTTTAAATACTGGTTCTTGTACTTTACGTACCTTAAGGCGTGTTTCCTCAGCCCCTCAATTTCCTCCTCTGTTAGTTCCCTTTTAACAGAAGCCGGAAATCCCATTATTAAACTATTAGGAGGAAACTTTTTGTTAGGTGGAACCAACGTTCCGGCAGCAACTATTGAGTTCTCCCCAATTACTGCACCGTCCAAAATGATTGCTCCTATTCCAATTAAGCAGTTGTCCTCAACTGTACATCCGTGGAGCTTAACAGAGTGTCCTACGGTAACGTAACTTCCAATTACCGTCGGGTGGGTCTGATTTGTAACGTGAACAACAGTTCCGTCCTGAATGGACGTACACTCACCGACTCTTATGTAGTTAACATCTCCCCTCAAAATTGTTCCAAACCAGATAGAGCTATCGTTACCAATCTCAACATCCCCTATAACCGTTGCATTTTCAGCTATAAATACCCTCTCTCCAATTTTTGGGTAGATACCCTTGTACGGCTTAACCATTCTA harbors:
- a CDS encoding gamma carbonic anhydrase family protein, which codes for MVKPYKGIYPKIGERVFIAENATVIGDVEIGNDSSIWFGTILRGDVNYIRVGECTSIQDGTVVHVTNQTHPTVIGSYVTVGHSVKLHGCTVEDNCLIGIGAIILDGAVIGENSIVAAGTLVPPNKKFPPNSLIMGFPASVKRELTEEEIEGLRKHALRYVKYKNQYLKEGIY